Within the Cyanobium sp. ATX 6F1 genome, the region ACTGCGCCCTCGAATCGATGGGTTTGGCGACCTTCGGCTTCGGCGGCGGCCGCGTTGACATCTGGCAGCCCGAGGAGGACATCTTCTGGGGCAACGAGACCACCTGGCTGGGCGATCAGCGCTACAGCGGCGACCGCGATCTGGAGCGGCCCCTGGCCGCCGTGCAGATGGGATTGATCTACGTCAACCCGGAAGGCCCGAATGGGGTGCCCGACCCGGTGGCCTCGGGCCGCGATGTGCGCGAAACCTTCAAGCGCATGGCCATGAACGACGAAGAAACCGTCGCGCTCACCGCCGGCGGGCACACCTTCGGCAAGGCCCACGGCGCCGGCTCCACCGAGCTGGTGGGCCCGGCGCCGGAGGGGGCGCCGCTGGAGGAGCAGGGCCTGGGCTGGCGCAACCGCCACGGCAGCGGCAAGGGTGCCGACACCACCACCAGCGGCCTCGAAGGGGCCTGGAAACCCAACCCCACCCGCTGGGACCGGGGCTACTTCGAGATGCTGTTCGGTTACGAGTGGGAGCTGACCAAAAGCCCCGCCGGCGCCTGGCAATGGCAGGCCAGGGACGTGAGCGAGGCGCACCTGATCCCCGACGCCCACGACCCCGGCATCAAGCACCGGCCCATGATGACCACGGCCGACCTCTCGCTGCGCTTCGATCCGATCTACGAGCCGATCGCCCGCCGCTTTCACCAGGATCAGCAGGCCTTCGCCGACGCTTTCGCCCGCGCCTGGTTCAAGCTCACCCACCGCGATCTGGGACCCAAGACGCTCTACCTCGGCCCGGAGGTTCCCGCCGAAGTGCTGCTCTGGCAGGACCCGATCCCCGCCGTCGATCACCCCCTGATCGATGCCGCCGGCCTCACCGGGCTAAAAGCCCAGCTGCTGGCCTCGGGGCTGTCGGTGGGCGAGCTGGTGGCCACCGCCTGGGCCTCGGCCTCCACCTTCCGGGGCTCCGACAAGCGCGGCGGTGCCAACGGCGCCCGCCTGCGTCTGGCGCCCCAGAAAGACTGGGCCGTCAACCAGCCCGGGCAGCTGAAGCGGGTGCTCGGGGTGCTCGAAACCATCCAAGCGGCGTTCAACGGCGCCCAGGGCGATGGCACCAGGGTCTCCCTGGCCGATCTGATCGTGCTGGCCGGTGATGCCGCCGTGGAAGCGGCCGCCCGGGCCGCTGGCCACAGCCTGGAGCTGCCCTTCAGTCCTGGCCGCAGCGACGCCACCCAGGAGCAGACGGATGTGGACTCCTTCGCGCTGCTCGAGCCCCAGGCCGATGGCTTCCGCAATTACCAACAACGGGCCTTCAGCGTGGCGGCGGAGCACCTGCTGATCGATCGGGCCCAGCTGCTCACCCTCAGCGCCCCCGAGCTGACCGTGCTGATCGGTGGTCTGCGGGTGCTGGGGGCGAACACAGAGGCCTCCCCCCATGGGGTGTTCACCGATCGGCCCGGTGTGCTCAGCAACGATTTCTTCGTGAACCTGCTCGACATCGGCACCGTCTGGAGCCCCACATCGGAGGCCGGCGATCTGTTCGAGGGGCGTGACCGCCGCAGCGGCGAACTCCGCTGGAGCGGCACCCGCGTGGATCTGGTGTTCGGCTCCAACTCCCAGCTACGCGCCCTGGCGGAGGTCTATGCCCAGGCCGATGCGGGCGCGAAGTTCGTGCGCGATTTCGGCGCCGCCTGGGGCAAGGTGATGAACCTGGATCGCTTCGACAGGAGCTGAGCCGGCCGCGGCCGACTCAGACGTTGAACAGAAACTCCATCACATCTCCTTCGGCCACCACGTACTCCTTGCCCTCGCTGCGCAACCAGCCGCGGTTGCGGGCCTCGGCCAGGGAACCGGCCTCGATCAGCTGCTCGTAGGCCACGGTCTGGGCGCGAATGAAGCCCCGCTCGAAATCGGTGTGGATCACGCCGGCGGCCTGGGGGGCGGTCATGCCCGCGTGGATCGTCCAGGCCCGGGTTTCCTTCTCGCCGGTGGTGAAGTACGTGCGCAGGCCCAGCAGCTGGTAGGTGGCGCGGATCAGGCTCTTGAGCCCCCCCTCGCTCACCCCCAGGCCCGCCAGGTAATCGGCGCGCTCCTCCTCGCCCAGATCCACCAGTTCGGCCTCCACCTGGGCGGAGATGCGCACGGATTCGGCCCCCTCACGGCCCGCCAGTTCCAGCACCGCGCGGCTGTGGTCGTTGCCGGCCGCCAGGTCGTCTTCGCTGACGTTGGTGGCGTAGATGATCGGCTTGAGGGTGAGCAGCCCCAGGGGCCGGATCAGGCTCTGCTCCTCCTCGCTCAGCCCCAGGCTGCGGGCGGCGCCCCCCTGCTCCAGCACCAGCTGGATGCGCCCCAGCAGGGCATCCTCGGCCTGGGCCTCCTTGCTGGTGCGGGCCTGCTTCTTGAGTCGCTCGCGCCGTTTCTCCACCTGGGCCAGGTCCGAGAGGCCCAGCTCCAGGTTGATCACCTCGGCATCCCGCACCGGCTGAACGCTGCCGGAAACGTGGATCACGTCGTCGTCCTCAAAGCAGCGCACCACGTGCACGATCGCGTCCACCTCGCGGATGTTGGCGAGGAACTTGTTGCCCAGACCCTCCCCCTGGCTGGCGCCGGCCACCAGCCCGGCGATGTCCACGAACTCCACCCGGGTGGGGATCAGCTCCTTGGAGCGGGAGATCGCCGAGAGCTTGGCCAGGCGCGCATCCGGCAGGGCCACGATGCCCACGTTCGGCTCGATCGTGCAGAAGGGAAAGTTGGCGGCCTGGGCCTGGGCGTTGGCCACCAGAGCGTTGAAGAGGGTGGATTTGCCCACGTTGGGCAGCCCCACGATTCCGGCTTTGAGCATGGGCCGGAATCTAAACGGGTCGGTCTTCGCCACCTTCGGGCTCGCCATTCGCGGCCGGAACCATCAAGACTGGGGCCACCGCCGCATCCGACCCATTCCTTCCTCCATGCTCCAACCAGCCCCGAGGGTCGCTGGGGAGACCAAGCCAACGGGTCCGATCAAGCGCCCTCGCCGGCAACGCCAACGTGTCTGGGCCGCCGGCGCCCTGGCCCTGGCGGTCGCCATCGGCGGCTTCAGCCTCTGGTCGAGCCGGCGCAGCGCTGAGCGCTCCAAAAACCTCAGCACTTACACCGTGAGCGCCGAGCGCGGCAGCCTGCCCGGCATCGTCAGCGCCAGCGGTGAACTGAAGGCCGTGCGCAGCGTCAACGTCAGCCCCAAGCGCGGTGGCGTGCTGCAGACCCTTTTCATCGACGAGGGTGAGCGGGTGAAGGCGGGCCAGCCCATCGCCCTGATGGACAGCGGCGATCTCCAGGACCGCGAAAGCGAATTCCAGGCCCAGGTGCGCCAGGCGCAGGCGGAATACCGCCGCAGCCGCTCGGAGTTCGAACGGCGGCGCAAGCTCTACGCCCAGGGCGCCATCAGCCAGGACGACTTCATCTCCTTCAACACCCGCCTGGCCACCAGCCAGGCCGCCCTCGACGCCGCCCGGCAGCGGAGCGGCCAACGCGGCGTGGAACGCTCCGAACTGACCATCCGCGCCCCCTTCGACGGGGTGATCACCCAGCGCTTCGCCGATCCTGGCGCCTTCGTCACCCCGACCACGGCGGCCTCGGCCAACGCCGGGGCCAGCAGCTCCTCGGTGGTGGAACTGGCCCAGGGCCTCGAGGCGGTGGCCAAGGTGCCCGAGAACGACATCGGACGCATCCGGGTGGGTCAGGCGGCCAGCCTGCGGGTGGATGCCTTCCCCGACCGGCGTTTCGCCGCCCAGGTCAAACAGATCGCCCCGCGGGCGGTCAAGACCAACAACGTCACCTCCTTCGAGGTGAAGCTTCAGCTGATCAATCCGCCGCCGGAGCTGCGCATCGGCATGACCGCCGACATCGACTTCCAGACCGGCCAGCTAGCGGTGCGCACCCTGGTGCCCACCGTGGCCGTGGTCACCGAAGGCGGCAAGCCGGGGGTGCTGCTGGTGGGCAAGGGCAACGAACCCACCTTCCAGCCCGTGGAACTGGGTAACAGCAGCGGCCGGAACACCCAGATCCTCAGCGGCCTGAACCCCGGCACGAAGGTGTTCATCGACCTGCCGCCCTGGGCTAAGAAGCGACCCGGGAGTTGAGCAGCGCCCGGCTGGCCTCCAGGATCCTGCCGCTGGCCTGGCCATCGCCGAAGGGGTTGTGGGCCTGGGCCATCGCCGCGTAGGCGGCCGGATCCTCCAGCAGCTGTGAGGCTTCGCGCACGATGTCGGCGGTGTCGGTGCCGATCAGGCGGGCGGTGCCTGAATCGACCGCCTCAGGCCGCTCCGTGGTGCGCCGCAGCACCAGCACGGGCTTGCCCAGGGCCGGTGCCTCCTCCTGCAGACCACCGGAATCTGTGAGCAGCAGCGTGCAGCCACGGATCGCCGCCACCAGACGGTCGTAGTCGAGCGGTTCGGTGAGGAAGGCCCTGGGGTGGCTGCCCAGCAGCGCTTCGAGTGGTTCCCGCACGGTGGGATTGCGGTGCAGGGGCAGCAGCAGGGCGGTGTCGGGGAAGCGCTCCAGCAGCTCCAGGAAGCCATGGCCGATGTCCTGCAGACGGGGGCCCCAGTTCTCGCGCCGGTGCACCGTGGCCAGGATCACCCGCTGCCGCTGCCAGTCGAGGCCGGGGATCACCAGCTGGGGGGCGCGCTCGGCCATCAGCAGCAGGGCATCGATCACCGTGTTGCCGGTGACCAGCACGCGCCCCACCACGCCGGAGGCCCTGAGATTGGCCTCAGAGACGCGGGTGGGAGCGAAATGCAGCTGGGCCACCTGGGAGATCAAACGTCGGTTGGCCTCCTCGGGGAAGGGATCCAGCAGGTTGTCCGTGCGCAGGCCCGCCTCCACGTGGCCCACGGGGATCTGCTCGTAGAAAGCGGCCAGGGCCGAGGCGAAGGCGGTGGTGGTGTCCCCCTGCACCAGCACCAGATCGGGCCGATGGGCCGTGAACTCCTCACGCAGCCCCTGCAAGGCCGCACAGGTGACGTGGGTGAGGGTCTGCTTCGGGGCCATCAGCGCCAGGTCCAGATCGGCCGTGAGCCCGAACAGATCCATCACCTGGCTCACCATCTCCCTGTGCTGGCCGGTCAGCACCACCCGGGTGCGCAGATCAGTGGCCGCGCGGAAGGCCATGATCACCGGCGCCAGTTTGATCGCCTCTGGCCGGGTGCCGAGCACGATGGTGACCAGGGGAAGAGGGGTCAAAACGGCGCAGCAATCGGGCGGATCCTAAAGATGGGCGCCGCAGACCCATGACAACGGCGCGAATTCAAGCAAAGCTTGGTGCAACGACTGAGCACGCCGTCACCATGTCCGCCAACGAACCAGGGGCTCCCTCCTCCCTCTTCCCCCCCCTGGCGGCGCCGACCGTGCCGGATCTGCC harbors:
- a CDS encoding efflux RND transporter periplasmic adaptor subunit, which translates into the protein MLQPAPRVAGETKPTGPIKRPRRQRQRVWAAGALALAVAIGGFSLWSSRRSAERSKNLSTYTVSAERGSLPGIVSASGELKAVRSVNVSPKRGGVLQTLFIDEGERVKAGQPIALMDSGDLQDRESEFQAQVRQAQAEYRRSRSEFERRRKLYAQGAISQDDFISFNTRLATSQAALDAARQRSGQRGVERSELTIRAPFDGVITQRFADPGAFVTPTTAASANAGASSSSVVELAQGLEAVAKVPENDIGRIRVGQAASLRVDAFPDRRFAAQVKQIAPRAVKTNNVTSFEVKLQLINPPPELRIGMTADIDFQTGQLAVRTLVPTVAVVTEGGKPGVLLVGKGNEPTFQPVELGNSSGRNTQILSGLNPGTKVFIDLPPWAKKRPGS
- the wecB gene encoding non-hydrolyzing UDP-N-acetylglucosamine 2-epimerase, which encodes MAFRAATDLRTRVVLTGQHREMVSQVMDLFGLTADLDLALMAPKQTLTHVTCAALQGLREEFTAHRPDLVLVQGDTTTAFASALAAFYEQIPVGHVEAGLRTDNLLDPFPEEANRRLISQVAQLHFAPTRVSEANLRASGVVGRVLVTGNTVIDALLLMAERAPQLVIPGLDWQRQRVILATVHRRENWGPRLQDIGHGFLELLERFPDTALLLPLHRNPTVREPLEALLGSHPRAFLTEPLDYDRLVAAIRGCTLLLTDSGGLQEEAPALGKPVLVLRRTTERPEAVDSGTARLIGTDTADIVREASQLLEDPAAYAAMAQAHNPFGDGQASGRILEASRALLNSRVAS
- the ychF gene encoding redox-regulated ATPase YchF, with product MLKAGIVGLPNVGKSTLFNALVANAQAQAANFPFCTIEPNVGIVALPDARLAKLSAISRSKELIPTRVEFVDIAGLVAGASQGEGLGNKFLANIREVDAIVHVVRCFEDDDVIHVSGSVQPVRDAEVINLELGLSDLAQVEKRRERLKKQARTSKEAQAEDALLGRIQLVLEQGGAARSLGLSEEEQSLIRPLGLLTLKPIIYATNVSEDDLAAGNDHSRAVLELAGREGAESVRISAQVEAELVDLGEEERADYLAGLGVSEGGLKSLIRATYQLLGLRTYFTTGEKETRAWTIHAGMTAPQAAGVIHTDFERGFIRAQTVAYEQLIEAGSLAEARNRGWLRSEGKEYVVAEGDVMEFLFNV
- the katG gene encoding catalase/peroxidase HPI yields the protein MTAISPCPFSGHGGGSAAGRGPSNRDWWPQQLNLSILHQHAPASNPLGRDFDYAEAFKSLDYAALKRDLVALMTDSQDWWPADWGHYGGLFIRMAWHSAGTYRTADGRGGAGTGNQRFAPINSWPDNGNLDKARRLLWPIKQAYGNAISWADLIILAGNCALESMGLATFGFGGGRVDIWQPEEDIFWGNETTWLGDQRYSGDRDLERPLAAVQMGLIYVNPEGPNGVPDPVASGRDVRETFKRMAMNDEETVALTAGGHTFGKAHGAGSTELVGPAPEGAPLEEQGLGWRNRHGSGKGADTTTSGLEGAWKPNPTRWDRGYFEMLFGYEWELTKSPAGAWQWQARDVSEAHLIPDAHDPGIKHRPMMTTADLSLRFDPIYEPIARRFHQDQQAFADAFARAWFKLTHRDLGPKTLYLGPEVPAEVLLWQDPIPAVDHPLIDAAGLTGLKAQLLASGLSVGELVATAWASASTFRGSDKRGGANGARLRLAPQKDWAVNQPGQLKRVLGVLETIQAAFNGAQGDGTRVSLADLIVLAGDAAVEAAARAAGHSLELPFSPGRSDATQEQTDVDSFALLEPQADGFRNYQQRAFSVAAEHLLIDRAQLLTLSAPELTVLIGGLRVLGANTEASPHGVFTDRPGVLSNDFFVNLLDIGTVWSPTSEAGDLFEGRDRRSGELRWSGTRVDLVFGSNSQLRALAEVYAQADAGAKFVRDFGAAWGKVMNLDRFDRS